The Vicia villosa cultivar HV-30 ecotype Madison, WI unplaced genomic scaffold, Vvil1.0 ctg.000205F_1_1, whole genome shotgun sequence genome has a segment encoding these proteins:
- the LOC131625302 gene encoding cytochrome P450 83B1-like, with protein MFSLLFLLLLCLVLPLLMFIYKHRTTTNLPPGPKGLPIIGNLHQLDISKLYLQLSQFSKIYGPIFSLQLGFRQAIVVSSAEIAKEVLQNNGHVFSNRPILYGQQKLTKVWRELRKICVVHIFSTKRVSYYSSIKKFEVKKMIKKISEHASSSSNINLSELLISLSSTIICRIAFGKSYEDEGHERSRFHEMLHEFQALLMEIFVADYIPYMGWIDKVRGLHGRVDRNFKEFDEFYQEIIDEHLDPNREQIRDEEDIVDVLLKLKKQNLSSIDLTFDHIKGVLVDMLVAATDTTSATLVWTLTALIRNPRVMNKVQEEIRNVGGKQEFLDENDIQNFPFLKAVIKETLRLYLPAPLLVPRESREKCVISGYNIPANTILYVNAWAIQRDPNVWKNPEEFYPERFLESSINFLGQNFELIPFGAGHRICPGMPMAVASIELIIANILYSFDWKLPHGLIKEDIDTEMLSGITQHKKNPLYLVAESPM; from the exons ATGttttcacttctatttctacttctTCTATGTCTAGTTCTTCCTTTGTTAATGTTCATCTACAAACATAGAACCACTACAAATCTTCCACCTGGCCCTAAAGGCCTTCCCATAATAGGAAATCTTCATCAACTAGACATTTCTAAACTTTATCTTCAATTATCACAATTCTCAAAAATATATGGTCCTATATTTTCACTTCAACTTGGTTTTAGACAAGCTATTGTTGTTTCTTCAGCTGAAATTGCAAAAGAAGTATTGCAAAACAATGGTCATGTGTTTTCTAATAGACCTATTTTATATGGTCAACAAAAGTTAACAAAAGTTTGGAGAGAACTAAGAAAAATTTGTGTTGTTCATATCTTTAGTACCAAACGTGTGTCATATTATTCTTCTATAAAAAAATTTGAGGTGAAGAAAATGATCAAGAAAATTTCTGAGCATGCTAGTTCTTCAAGTAATATAAATTTGAGTGAGTTATTGATTTCACTCTCAAGTACTATAATATGTAGAATTGCTTTTGGGAAAAGCTATGAGGATGAAGGACATGAGAGGAGTAGGTTTCATGAAATGTTGCATGAGTTTCAAGCTTTGTTAATGGaaatctttgttgctgattataTTCCATACATGGGTTGGATTGATAAAGTGAGAGGATTGCATGGTCGAGTTGATAGAAATTTCAAGGAGTTTGATGAGTTTTATCAAGAAATTATTGATGAACATTTGGATCCAAATAGAGAACAAATTAGAGATGAAGAGGATATTGTTGATGTCTTACTCAAATTGAAGAAACAAAATTTGTCTTCAATTGATCTCACTTTTGATCACATCAAAGGAGTTCTTGTG GACATGCTTGTAGCTGCAACAGATACTACATCTGCCACATTAGTTTGGACTCTAACTGCGCTAATACGAAATCCAAGAGTAATGAATAAAGTACAAGAGGAAATTAGGAACGTTGGAGGTAAACAAGAATTCTTAGATGAAAATGATATTCAGAATTTTCCTTTTCTGAAGGCAGTGATAAAAGAAACACTGAGATTGTACCTACCAGCTCCACTTCTTGTTCCACGAGAATCAAGAGAAAAATGCGTTATTAGTGGATATAATATTCCGGCCAACACAATATTGTATGTGAATGCTTGGGCTATTCAGAGAGATCCTAATGTTTGGAAAAATCCTGAGGAATTTTACCCGGAAAGATTCTTAGAAAGTTCTATAAATTTTCTTGGACAAAATTTTGAACTAATTCCCTTTGGAGCTGGTCATAGAATTTGTCCTGGAATGCCTATGGCTGTTGCATCAATAGAACTTATCATTGCCAATATTCTTTATTCATTTGATTGGAAATTGCCACATGGGTTGATAAAAGAAGATATTGATACTGAAATGTTGTCAGGAATCACTCAACACAAGAAGAATCCCCTTTACCTAGTCGCCGAGAGTCCAATGTAG